Genomic DNA from Thermotoga petrophila RKU-1:
GAGACATTCAACGGCTTCAGAGAATCTCACGTAGATAATCTCTTTTCCAACCATTCGCTTCAACTCATTGGGACTCCCGAGCGCGATGATCTTTCCATGATCTATAATCGCCACCCTGTCGGCGAGCTGTTCCGCTTCGTCCATGTAGTGGGTGGTGAGAAAAATCGTCATGTTGTGCTCTTTTTTCATTTTCGAGATGTATTCCCACATATGTGACCTTGTGTGCGGATCAAGGCCAATGGTGGGTTCGTCGAGGAAGAGAACTTCCGGTTCGTGTATTAAAGATCGAGCTATTTCGAGCCTTCGTGCCATACCACCGCTGAACGTTTTAACTGGTTTGTCTTTGAAATCCAGAAGTTCCACGAACTCGAGAAGTTCCAGGATTCTCTTTTTGAGTTTTTCTCCGCCGTATCCGTATATTCTTCCGTGTATGTACATGTTTTCATACGCGGTGAGCTCTCTGTCCAGTGATTGATCCTGAAAGACTATACCGATTTTTCTTCTAACTTCTCGGGGCTCTTTCAACACATCGTAGCCGGCGACCCATGCTTTTCCGCTTGTCGGCTTCAAAAGTGTGGTGAGCATGTGAATGGTGGTGGTTTTTCCCGCTCCGTTTGGGCCAAGAAAGGCGAAGACTTCTCCTTTTTTCACCGAAAAGCTGACTCCCTTGACTGCTTCAAAGTTTCCGAACTTTTTCACCAGGTCTTCCACGACGATGATGTCTTCCATCTTTGTCACCTCCATAGAGTCAAAAGATATATCGATAGATATATCCTCCGAAATTGATTATAAAATAGTATGAATGGATGTGTCAATCGGTTTGAACCTGAAGACAGAGAAGAGGATCTATTAACTTGGAGGGGAAAGCATGGAGAGAGTACGAGATTTCTTCATTCTACTCTTTTGTGTTTTACTTTTTGTTTACGAATTCCTTGCTTTGAACGTGAGAATAATGTTCAGATCCGTAAAGAAGAAAAAAAGCCGGGAGACAACCCCCGGCTTCAGATTCCCAGTTCCTTGAAAATCTTCTCCACGAGTTCTGTTCCAACTCTATTCTGGGCTTCGTCTGTAGAGGCACCTATATGGGGAGTTGCAACAACGTTGTCCAGGTTCAAAAGTTTTCTTCTGATCTCATCAGTGGGTGGTTCCACCTCGAAAACGTCGAGCCCCGCGGCGTAAACTTTTCCACTCACAAGGGCTTCGTACAGGGCTTCTTCGTCGATCGTCCCTCCGCGGGCTGTGTTTACTATGATGACACCGTCTTTCATCTTTGCGATGCTCTCTCTGTTTATGATGTGCCTGGTTGATTCCGTGAGAGGCACATGCAGAGAAATGAAGTCGCTTTCTCTGAAAAGAGTATCCAGATCCACATATTCAACGGGAAGATCCGTTGCGGGTTTTGCGGGATCGTAAGCGATGATTTTCATTCCAAAGGCAAGGGCTCTTTTTGCCACTTCCTGTCCGATGTTTCCAAATCCAATGAGTCCCAGTGTTTTTCCAAGAAGTTCCTTTCCATTGAGTGCTTTCTTTTCCCATTTTCCTTCTTTGAGGGATATGGTGGCTCTTGCTATGTGACGAGCGCAGGCGAGCATCAAACCCATCGCGAGTTCTGCCACGGATGGAGCGCTGGCACCTGGAGTGTTGAGAATTTTTATTCCTTTCTCCTTGGCCTTTTGAACGTCTATGTTATCCAGCCCAATACCTGCCCTTGCTATGATCTTCAAGTTCTTTCCGGCTTCTATGATATCAGCCGTGACCTTAGTGGCGCTTCTGACGACAAGAACATCAATCTCTGGTATGATCTTCATCAATTCGTCTTTTTCCAGGTGTTCCGATGTGACTTCGAGTTCATCTTTGCTCATAAGAAGCTGCGTTGCCTCTTTATCGAGAGGATCGTTCACGTGCACTCTGTATCTCGCCATCTTCATCACTCCCCAATGAATTCTTTAGCGAAGACGGCTTCGGCTGCTTTAACACCGGCTCCGAGTTCGAATTCATAACCGAGTTCTTTCAAGGTAAATTCAAGAGCGGAGATGGCGGTTATGGTGTCGAAGGGTGACATGTAGCCGAGATGTGCTATCCTGAATATCTTTCCTTTGAGTTTTCCTTGTCCACCGGCAATGCTCACACCGTATTTGTCTCTCATAATCTTGGGAATCTGTTTTCCATCGATACCCTCAGGTACTTTCACAGCCGTTACAACGTTTCCTGGTCTTTTCGAAAGGAGTTCCAATCCAAGTGCTTTCACCGCCGCTCTTGTCGCGTCTCCCAGTATTCTGTGCCTTTCCCACACGTTCTCTATGCCTTCCTCTTTTATCATCTGAAGAGCCTTTCTCAACATGTATATCATATTTACTGCGGGAGTGTAAGGATTGTCAGGGTAAGATTTCTTGTAGGCCCTCAGATCGAAGTAATATCTTGGAGACCTGGATTTTTCCACGAGCTCCCACGCTTTGTCGTTGAGAGAGATGAGAGCCAGTCCAGGAGGCAACATCAAACCCTTCTGAGAACCTGTGACAACGACGTCTACACCCCACTCGTCCATCTTCAGTGGTTCTGCCCCAAGAGCGCTGACAGCGTCTGTTACAAGAACAACGTCTTTTTCCTTCGTGACTCTGGCGATTCCTTCAAGGTCTATGACTGTACCTGTCGAGGTTTCACTGTAGGTGGTGAAAACGACTTTCGCATCGGGGTTTTTGTTGAGAGCCTCTTCGATCTGTTCAGGTGTGACCGCGTCTCCCCATTCGAGGGCGATTTCTACGATATCGGCACCGTAAGCCTGACAGAGCTCTTTCCATCTTTCACCGAATTTCCCGGCCACAACCACTATCGCCTTGTCTCCGGGACTAACGAGATTCGCCACCGCCGCCTCCATAGCTCCTGTTCCCGTAGAAGCAAAGGCGTACACGTTGTTTTTTGTTTGGAAGACGTACTTTGCGTTTTCGAGGGTTTCTTCCATTATGGAAATGAACTGAGGTGTTCTGTGGTGGATTGTTTCCTTCGCTCCTTCTGTTAAAATATCGTTTGGTACTGGAGTTGGTCCGGGTGCCATTATGTAGTGTTTCTTAAGAAACTTTCCCATGGAACTCCCCCTTTCCAGGATGGTGGTGCTTGTTATTTTTTTAACTAATTATACTACCAGAATTTTTACAGACGGATGAAGCATATTTATCAAAAGAGACGAGAAACCAAAAAAATCTGTTTGCTATAATCTTGAGAGGTGTTGGGAATATTATACAATGGCCATCGACAGTGTAAACACAAATTTCAAACGAGGAGGGGAAAGGCATGGTGAATCCAATCATAAAAGAAGCGAAGGAAAAGATGAAGAAAACGCTGGAAAGGATTGAGGATGAACTGAGGAAGATGAGAACAGGAAAGCCCTCTCCAGCCATTCTTGAGGAAATCAAGGTAGATTACTACGGTGTTCCAACTCCTGTGAATCAGCTCGCCACGATCTCTGTTTCTGAAGAAAGAACCCTCGTTATAAAACCCTGGGATAAAAGCGTTCTTTCTCTCATAGAGAAAGCGATCAATGCATCTGATCTTGGTTTGAACCCCATAAATGATGGAAACGTGATCAGGCTTGTCTTTCCTTCTCCAACCACTGAGCAGAGGGAAAAGTGGGTTAAAAAGGCGAAGGAGATCGTCGAGGAAGGGAAAATCGCCATCAGAAACATCAGAAGAGATATTTTGAAGAAGATAAAAGAAGATCAGAAGGAAGGCAAAATTCCAGAAGATGATGCCAAAAGACTGGAAAACGAAATACAGAAGCTAACAGATGAGTTCATTGAAAATCTGGACAAGGTATTCGAAATCAAGAAAGAGGAGATCATGGAATTTTGAGAATACCACAGCACGTTGCGATTATAATGGATGGAAACGGCAGATGGGCGAAAAAGCGGGGTCTTCCCAGAATAAAAGGGCACCAGCGAGGTGCAAAGGTGCTTCATAATACCGTGAAATGGTCATTGGAAATGGGAATAAAGTATCTCACGGCTTTTTCTTTCTCCACAGAGAACTGGAAAAGGCCGAAGGAAGAAGTGGAGTTCCTCATGGATCTTTTCGTTCAGATGATAGACCGTGAAATGGAACTCCTCAGAAAAGAAAGAGTCAGAGTGAGAATCCTTGGAAGAAAAGAAGGTCTTTCGGAGAAGGTGTTGAAAAAGTGGCAGGAAGTGGAAGAAAAAACGAAAGAGTTCGATCGGATGACGCTTGTAATTGCGTTCAACTACGGAGGTAGAAGGGAGATTCTCGACGCGGTAGAATCTATTTTAAAGGATGTGTCTCAGGGGAAGAAAATAGAGCTCACTGAGGAGACTTTCCGTCAGTATCTGTATTTACCCGATGTTCCAGATCCGGATTTGATAATAAGGACCTCAGGTGAGATGAGACTCAGTAATTTCCTTCTCTGGCAGTCCGCATACTCCGAGCTTTATTTTTTCAAAAAACCGTGGCCGGATTTCACGAAGAGGGATTTTCTGAGGGCTATAGAGAGTTATTCAAAAAGGGAAAGAAGATTCGGGGGTCTGATCAATGGATGATTTGAAAACCAGAGTCATAACCGCGAGTATCGTAGCACCTTTCGTTGTTCTGTGTTTCGTGAGTTACGAGAGTCTGATAGGACTCGTTTCCGCTATCGTCATTCTGGCAGGCTACGAATTCATCACACTTGAAATGAAAGAACGTGATGCGCGATTTTTCTATGTGATACTCCTTGCTCTGTATCCCGTTCTCTACGGCTTAGTTTTTGAAGAACCTACACAGCCGCTGTCGATCCTCTTCATAACTGGAGTGGTTTTCTCTCTGATAGCAGACAAAGATCCTTCGCAGGTGTTCAAGACGATCGCTTCCTTTTCGATCGCTCTCATTTACATTACCTTCTTCCTCAGTTTCTTTCTTCCGATTTATCGGAATTTTGGTGCCGCGAACGCTCTTCTCGTTCTCACCTCCACCTGGGTGTTCGATTCCTTCGCATACTTCGCGGGTTTGAAATTTGGCAAAACGAGGATCTCTCCCCGATACAGTCCAAGAAAGAGTCTTGAGGGAGTGATAGGAGGATTCCTGGGTGTTGTCATCTACACCTTTTTGTATCGACTCGTTGTGAATGATCTGCTCTCTGTGAACGTGATAAATTTCAGAACGTTCCTTCCTTTCGCCGCAACGGTCGCGGTTATGGACACCTTCGGTGATATTTTTGAATCGGCCCTGAAGAGACACTACGGTGTCAAAGATTCTGGGAAAACCCTTCCGGGTCACGGAGGGATGCTCGACAGAATAGATGGACTGCTCTTTGTTGCTCCTGTCAGCTACATCGTGTTCAAAATCTTAGAAGGAGTGGTGCGATGAGATACATGACTTCCGAAGAGATCAGAGAAGCTTTTTTGAAATTCTTTGAGAAAAAGGGACACAAGATACTACCGAGTGCTTCTCTCATACCGGACGATCCTCAGCTTCTCTTCACCGTGGCCGGCATGGTTCCTTTCAAGCCCATTTTCTGGGGCAAAGTCGAACCCGTTTACACGAGGGTGGCTACCTGTCAGAAGTGTTTGAGAACCGTTGATATAGAGAACGTGGGAAAGACTCCAAGGCACCATACGTTCTTTGAAATGCTCGGTAATTTCTCCTTTGGAGACTATTTCAAAGAAGAAGCCATAGAGTGGGCCTGGGAGTTTCTCACCCAGGTGCTTGGGGTTCCTGAAGAAAAACTGTGGGTCTCCGTCTACGAGGAAGACGAAGAGGCCTTCAGAATCTGGAACGAAAAGATAGGTCTTCCCGAGAAGAAAATTTTGAGAATGGGAAAAGAAGACAATTTCTGGGGGCCGGCTGGGCCAACGGGGCCGTGCGGTCCCGATACGGAGATCTTTTACGATACAGGGTACTCGAAGGGCTGTCCTGAGGGCGAAGAGTGTACTCCTGCCAATTCTGAAGGGCGATTCGTGGAGATATGGAACCTTGTTTTCACCGAGTATTACCAGGACGAAGAAGGAAAGCTCCATCCGCTTCCACGAAAGAACATCGATACGGGAGCTGGTCTTGAAAGGTTCTGTGCGATGATGCAGGGAGTTTACAGCAATTTCGACACAGATCTGTTCCAGCCGATAATAAACCGCATAGAGGAATTGACGGGGGTTGGCTACAAAACAGATGAAGAAAAAGACGTTTCCATCAGGGTCATAGCCGATCATATGAGGGCCATCACCTTCCTGATCAGTGAAGGTGTTTTCCCTTCCAACGAGGGAAGAGGATACGTTCTCAGAAGGATCATAAGACGCGCGATGAGACACGGAATACTCCTTGGCATGAGTGAACCGTTCCTTTACAGAATCGTTGATGCTGTGGCGGAGAAGATGGGAAAGGTCTATCCGGAGATCGTTCGCGGTGAAAGTATGGTGAAAGAAGTTCTCTCTGCAGAAGAAAGCAGATTTCTAAAGACTCTCGAGCAGGGAATGAAGGTCTTCGACGAGATCGTTGAGAAAAAGGGAAGGATAGATTCCGAAGACGCGTTCAAACTCTACGACACATACGGACTTCCACTGGAACTCACACTCGAAATCGCAAGGGAGAAGGGTGTGGAAGTCGATGTGAAAGAATTCAACAAATACATGGAAGAACAACAGCGAAAGTCAAGGGTTGCTCTGGGAGATGTGGAATTTGCCAGGAGGTACGAGTACCTTGAAGAACTCCCCAAAGATTTCCGAACCGAATTCACTGGGTACGAAAAACTCGAGGATGAGGGTGAGGTCGTCCTCATAGCCAAGAACGAAAAAGCGGTGGAAGATGCAACAGAAGACGCGGTGGAAGTAGTGTTTTCAAAAACACCATTCTACGCTGAGAAGGGTGGTC
This window encodes:
- a CDS encoding ATP-binding cassette domain-containing protein encodes the protein MEDIIVVEDLVKKFGNFEAVKGVSFSVKKGEVFAFLGPNGAGKTTTIHMLTTLLKPTSGKAWVAGYDVLKEPREVRRKIGIVFQDQSLDRELTAYENMYIHGRIYGYGGEKLKKRILELLEFVELLDFKDKPVKTFSGGMARRLEIARSLIHEPEVLFLDEPTIGLDPHTRSHMWEYISKMKKEHNMTIFLTTHYMDEAEQLADRVAIIDHGKIIALGSPNELKRMVGKEIIYVRFSEAVECLEGEFIESCKKLPDGRLELNVEDSGRAIPKIFELAQQKGLKIEEITYHKPTLNDVFLHLTGRELREEGPENSFKTMARMRMRMRR
- a CDS encoding hydroxypyruvate reductase; this translates as MARYRVHVNDPLDKEATQLLMSKDELEVTSEHLEKDELMKIIPEIDVLVVRSATKVTADIIEAGKNLKIIARAGIGLDNIDVQKAKEKGIKILNTPGASAPSVAELAMGLMLACARHIARATISLKEGKWEKKALNGKELLGKTLGLIGFGNIGQEVAKRALAFGMKIIAYDPAKPATDLPVEYVDLDTLFRESDFISLHVPLTESTRHIINRESIAKMKDGVIIVNTARGGTIDEEALYEALVSGKVYAAGLDVFEVEPPTDEIRRKLLNLDNVVATPHIGASTDEAQNRVGTELVEKIFKELGI
- a CDS encoding serine-pyruvate aminotransferase is translated as MGKFLKKHYIMAPGPTPVPNDILTEGAKETIHHRTPQFISIMEETLENAKYVFQTKNNVYAFASTGTGAMEAAVANLVSPGDKAIVVVAGKFGERWKELCQAYGADIVEIALEWGDAVTPEQIEEALNKNPDAKVVFTTYSETSTGTVIDLEGIARVTKEKDVVLVTDAVSALGAEPLKMDEWGVDVVVTGSQKGLMLPPGLALISLNDKAWELVEKSRSPRYYFDLRAYKKSYPDNPYTPAVNMIYMLRKALQMIKEEGIENVWERHRILGDATRAAVKALGLELLSKRPGNVVTAVKVPEGIDGKQIPKIMRDKYGVSIAGGQGKLKGKIFRIAHLGYMSPFDTITAISALEFTLKELGYEFELGAGVKAAEAVFAKEFIGE
- the frr gene encoding ribosome recycling factor → MVNPIIKEAKEKMKKTLERIEDELRKMRTGKPSPAILEEIKVDYYGVPTPVNQLATISVSEERTLVIKPWDKSVLSLIEKAINASDLGLNPINDGNVIRLVFPSPTTEQREKWVKKAKEIVEEGKIAIRNIRRDILKKIKEDQKEGKIPEDDAKRLENEIQKLTDEFIENLDKVFEIKKEEIMEF
- a CDS encoding isoprenyl transferase produces the protein MRIPQHVAIIMDGNGRWAKKRGLPRIKGHQRGAKVLHNTVKWSLEMGIKYLTAFSFSTENWKRPKEEVEFLMDLFVQMIDREMELLRKERVRVRILGRKEGLSEKVLKKWQEVEEKTKEFDRMTLVIAFNYGGRREILDAVESILKDVSQGKKIELTEETFRQYLYLPDVPDPDLIIRTSGEMRLSNFLLWQSAYSELYFFKKPWPDFTKRDFLRAIESYSKRERRFGGLING
- the cdsA gene encoding phosphatidate cytidylyltransferase gives rise to the protein MDDLKTRVITASIVAPFVVLCFVSYESLIGLVSAIVILAGYEFITLEMKERDARFFYVILLALYPVLYGLVFEEPTQPLSILFITGVVFSLIADKDPSQVFKTIASFSIALIYITFFLSFFLPIYRNFGAANALLVLTSTWVFDSFAYFAGLKFGKTRISPRYSPRKSLEGVIGGFLGVVIYTFLYRLVVNDLLSVNVINFRTFLPFAATVAVMDTFGDIFESALKRHYGVKDSGKTLPGHGGMLDRIDGLLFVAPVSYIVFKILEGVVR
- the alaS gene encoding alanine--tRNA ligase, which translates into the protein MRYMTSEEIREAFLKFFEKKGHKILPSASLIPDDPQLLFTVAGMVPFKPIFWGKVEPVYTRVATCQKCLRTVDIENVGKTPRHHTFFEMLGNFSFGDYFKEEAIEWAWEFLTQVLGVPEEKLWVSVYEEDEEAFRIWNEKIGLPEKKILRMGKEDNFWGPAGPTGPCGPDTEIFYDTGYSKGCPEGEECTPANSEGRFVEIWNLVFTEYYQDEEGKLHPLPRKNIDTGAGLERFCAMMQGVYSNFDTDLFQPIINRIEELTGVGYKTDEEKDVSIRVIADHMRAITFLISEGVFPSNEGRGYVLRRIIRRAMRHGILLGMSEPFLYRIVDAVAEKMGKVYPEIVRGESMVKEVLSAEESRFLKTLEQGMKVFDEIVEKKGRIDSEDAFKLYDTYGLPLELTLEIAREKGVEVDVKEFNKYMEEQQRKSRVALGDVEFARRYEYLEELPKDFRTEFTGYEKLEDEGEVVLIAKNEKAVEDATEDAVEVVFSKTPFYAEKGGQVSDTGTVEWEDGKALVEYVFEASEGVIVHRIKVLAGTLRRGQKVVLRVDKKRREATMRNHTATHLLHAALKKVLGDHVRQAGSLVAPDRLRFDFTHFKGLSMAEIEQVENLVNEWIMEAIPVEVRYTSYEEAVKSGVVALFTEKYGDVVRVVEVPGVSKELCGGTHVSNTGQIGLFKIISEESVSSGVRRIEAVTGFSTLELLRNQKKLIDQLKEILGAREDELTDRVLGLREKVKELEKKLSQGRISEEKIAMKQLEDGARVFYAVFEDVEAKHLGGIADNVLKKEREGIVILLSKFEDKVSLVVKVSENLLDKYDASSIARNIAKELGGSGGGRRNFAQAGGRHPEKIRGVLERLEEFLR